A genomic region of Bombus fervidus isolate BK054 chromosome 17, iyBomFerv1, whole genome shotgun sequence contains the following coding sequences:
- the Atg18a gene encoding autophagy-related 18a isoform X1 has protein sequence MQNLVHNVDVLTQGLKYSISGLMNLANQTTDPQSRVFFVNFNQDCTSLAVGSKAGYKLFSLSSVDHLEKIYENDTEDIYIVERLFSSSLVAVVSLRSPRKLKVCHFRKGTEICHYSYSNTILAVKLNRARLVVCLEESLYIHNIRDMKVLHTIRDTPPNLAGLCTLSINSDNCYLAYPGSNTIGEVQIFDAINLQAKTMIPAHDSPLAALAFSPNGTKVATASEKGTVIRVFHVHDGTKLFEFRRGVKRCVSISSLAFSVDSMFLCCSSNTETVHIFKLEEPKEALRQTTEESQTWMGYLTKAVSASANYLPSQVTDVFNQGRAFASVHLPFQGLKNVCAITVVHKVLRLLVASAEGYLYVYNLDSTEGGDCTLLKQHRLDGKRDEVDCASASTAGSTEPPSGTNTARIVQNTACINSYAGVLRGRSPDSMSESEKYHEMIAATESPPGFSGSFRLKDDAEFPPVTQRTD, from the exons ATGCAAAATCTCGTGCATAACGTGGATGTATTGACACAAGGATTAAAATACAGTATATCAGGACTAATGAACCTCGCAAATCAGACTACTGATCCTCAAAGTCGTGTTTTCTTTGTTAACTTCAATCAGGATTGCAC ATCTTTGGCAGTAGGATCAAAGGCAGGCTACAAACTTTTTTCTTTAAGCTCTGTTGACCATCTtgagaaaatatatgaaaatg ATACTGAAGACATATATATTGTTGAACGACTATTCAGCAGCAGTCTTGTGGCGGTAGTTAGTTTAAGATCGCCTCGTAAACTCAAAGTTTGTCACTTTAGGAAGGGCACTGAAATTTGCCACTATAGTTATTCTAATACTATTTTGGCTGTGAAATTGAATAGGGCA agATTAGTGGTATGTCTGGAAGAatcattatatattcataacaTAAGAGACATGAAAGTGCTACACACAATTCGTGATACTCCACCTAATTTAGCAGGTCTGTGTACACTATCAATAAATAGTGATAATTGCTATTTAGCTTATCCAGGTTCAAACACAATTGGTGAAGTTCAAATATTTGATGCAATTAATCTT caaGCTAAAACTATGATTCCTGCGCATGACAGCCCATTGGCAGCACTTGCATTTAGCCCTAATGGTACCAAAGTAGCTACTGCTTCCGAAAAGGGTACTGTAATTAGAGTTTTCCAT GTTCATGATGGTACAAAACTGTTTGAGTTTCGTCGTGGAGTTAAGCGATGCGTATCTATAAGCAGTCTTGCTTTTAGTGTGGACTCTATGTTTCTTTGTTGTTCAAGTAATACAGAAACAGTGCATATTTTCAAGTTGGAAGAACCAAAGGAAGC atTGCGGCAAACAACAGAAGAATCACAAACTTGGATGGGATACTTAACAAAGGCTGTATCTGCATCAGCTAATTATTTACCATCACAAGTAACTGATGTTTTCAATCAAGGACGTGCCTTTGCTAGCGTCCATTTGCCATTTCAaggattaaaaaatgtttgtgCCATCACAGT cgTACATAAAGTACTTAGGTTGTTGGTGGCTAGTGCTGAGGGTTATTTGTATGTTTATAATTTGGACTCAACTGAAGGTGGAGATTGTACATTGCTTAAACAACATAG aCTAGACGGTAAACGAGATGAAGTGGATTGTGCTAGTGCGTCTACAGCAGGATCTACAGAACCTCCTTCAGGAACGAATACTGCACGAATAGTACAAAATACAG CCTGCATAAATAGCTACGCGGGTGTGTTGCGCGGCCGCTCGCCAGACTCCATGTCAG AGTCAGAAAAGTATCACGAGATGATAGCAGCAACTGAGAGTCCACCAGGCTTTTCGGGTTCCTTCCGTTTGAAAGATGATGCTGAATTTCCACCTGTTACGCAAAGGACGGATTGA
- the Atg18a gene encoding autophagy-related 18a isoform X2, which produces MQNLVHNVDVLTQGLKYSISGLMNLANQTTDPQSRVFFVNFNQDCTSLAVGSKAGYKLFSLSSVDHLEKIYENDTEDIYIVERLFSSSLVAVVSLRSPRKLKVCHFRKGTEICHYSYSNTILAVKLNRARLVVCLEESLYIHNIRDMKVLHTIRDTPPNLAGLCTLSINSDNCYLAYPGSNTIGEVQIFDAINLQAKTMIPAHDSPLAALAFSPNGTKVATASEKGTVIRVFHVHDGTKLFEFRRGVKRCVSISSLAFSVDSMFLCCSSNTETVHIFKLEEPKEALRQTTEESQTWMGYLTKAVSASANYLPSQVTDVFNQGRAFASVHLPFQGLKNVCAITVVHKVLRLLVASAEGYLYVYNLDSTEGGDCTLLKQHRLDGKRDEVDCASASTAGSTEPPSGTNTARIVQNTESEKYHEMIAATESPPGFSGSFRLKDDAEFPPVTQRTD; this is translated from the exons ATGCAAAATCTCGTGCATAACGTGGATGTATTGACACAAGGATTAAAATACAGTATATCAGGACTAATGAACCTCGCAAATCAGACTACTGATCCTCAAAGTCGTGTTTTCTTTGTTAACTTCAATCAGGATTGCAC ATCTTTGGCAGTAGGATCAAAGGCAGGCTACAAACTTTTTTCTTTAAGCTCTGTTGACCATCTtgagaaaatatatgaaaatg ATACTGAAGACATATATATTGTTGAACGACTATTCAGCAGCAGTCTTGTGGCGGTAGTTAGTTTAAGATCGCCTCGTAAACTCAAAGTTTGTCACTTTAGGAAGGGCACTGAAATTTGCCACTATAGTTATTCTAATACTATTTTGGCTGTGAAATTGAATAGGGCA agATTAGTGGTATGTCTGGAAGAatcattatatattcataacaTAAGAGACATGAAAGTGCTACACACAATTCGTGATACTCCACCTAATTTAGCAGGTCTGTGTACACTATCAATAAATAGTGATAATTGCTATTTAGCTTATCCAGGTTCAAACACAATTGGTGAAGTTCAAATATTTGATGCAATTAATCTT caaGCTAAAACTATGATTCCTGCGCATGACAGCCCATTGGCAGCACTTGCATTTAGCCCTAATGGTACCAAAGTAGCTACTGCTTCCGAAAAGGGTACTGTAATTAGAGTTTTCCAT GTTCATGATGGTACAAAACTGTTTGAGTTTCGTCGTGGAGTTAAGCGATGCGTATCTATAAGCAGTCTTGCTTTTAGTGTGGACTCTATGTTTCTTTGTTGTTCAAGTAATACAGAAACAGTGCATATTTTCAAGTTGGAAGAACCAAAGGAAGC atTGCGGCAAACAACAGAAGAATCACAAACTTGGATGGGATACTTAACAAAGGCTGTATCTGCATCAGCTAATTATTTACCATCACAAGTAACTGATGTTTTCAATCAAGGACGTGCCTTTGCTAGCGTCCATTTGCCATTTCAaggattaaaaaatgtttgtgCCATCACAGT cgTACATAAAGTACTTAGGTTGTTGGTGGCTAGTGCTGAGGGTTATTTGTATGTTTATAATTTGGACTCAACTGAAGGTGGAGATTGTACATTGCTTAAACAACATAG aCTAGACGGTAAACGAGATGAAGTGGATTGTGCTAGTGCGTCTACAGCAGGATCTACAGAACCTCCTTCAGGAACGAATACTGCACGAATAGTACAAAATACAG AGTCAGAAAAGTATCACGAGATGATAGCAGCAACTGAGAGTCCACCAGGCTTTTCGGGTTCCTTCCGTTTGAAAGATGATGCTGAATTTCCACCTGTTACGCAAAGGACGGATTGA
- the Atg18a gene encoding autophagy-related 18a isoform X3: protein MQNLVHNVDVLTQGLKYSISGLMNLANQTTDPQSRVFFVNFNQDCTSLAVGSKAGYKLFSLSSVDHLEKIYENDTEDIYIVERLFSSSLVAVVSLRSPRKLKVCHFRKGTEICHYSYSNTILAVKLNRARLVVCLEESLYIHNIRDMKVLHTIRDTPPNLAGLCTLSINSDNCYLAYPGSNTIGEVQIFDAINLQAKTMIPAHDSPLAALAFSPNGTKVATASEKGTVIRVFHVHDGTKLFEFRRGVKRCVSISSLAFSVDSMFLCCSSNTETVHIFKLEEPKEALRQTTEESQTWMGYLTKAVSASANYLPSQVTDVFNQGRAFASVHLPFQGLKNVCAITVVHKVLRLLVASAEGYLYVYNLDSTEGGDCTLLKQHRLDGKRDEVDCASASTAGSTEPPSGTNTARIVQNTD, encoded by the exons ATGCAAAATCTCGTGCATAACGTGGATGTATTGACACAAGGATTAAAATACAGTATATCAGGACTAATGAACCTCGCAAATCAGACTACTGATCCTCAAAGTCGTGTTTTCTTTGTTAACTTCAATCAGGATTGCAC ATCTTTGGCAGTAGGATCAAAGGCAGGCTACAAACTTTTTTCTTTAAGCTCTGTTGACCATCTtgagaaaatatatgaaaatg ATACTGAAGACATATATATTGTTGAACGACTATTCAGCAGCAGTCTTGTGGCGGTAGTTAGTTTAAGATCGCCTCGTAAACTCAAAGTTTGTCACTTTAGGAAGGGCACTGAAATTTGCCACTATAGTTATTCTAATACTATTTTGGCTGTGAAATTGAATAGGGCA agATTAGTGGTATGTCTGGAAGAatcattatatattcataacaTAAGAGACATGAAAGTGCTACACACAATTCGTGATACTCCACCTAATTTAGCAGGTCTGTGTACACTATCAATAAATAGTGATAATTGCTATTTAGCTTATCCAGGTTCAAACACAATTGGTGAAGTTCAAATATTTGATGCAATTAATCTT caaGCTAAAACTATGATTCCTGCGCATGACAGCCCATTGGCAGCACTTGCATTTAGCCCTAATGGTACCAAAGTAGCTACTGCTTCCGAAAAGGGTACTGTAATTAGAGTTTTCCAT GTTCATGATGGTACAAAACTGTTTGAGTTTCGTCGTGGAGTTAAGCGATGCGTATCTATAAGCAGTCTTGCTTTTAGTGTGGACTCTATGTTTCTTTGTTGTTCAAGTAATACAGAAACAGTGCATATTTTCAAGTTGGAAGAACCAAAGGAAGC atTGCGGCAAACAACAGAAGAATCACAAACTTGGATGGGATACTTAACAAAGGCTGTATCTGCATCAGCTAATTATTTACCATCACAAGTAACTGATGTTTTCAATCAAGGACGTGCCTTTGCTAGCGTCCATTTGCCATTTCAaggattaaaaaatgtttgtgCCATCACAGT cgTACATAAAGTACTTAGGTTGTTGGTGGCTAGTGCTGAGGGTTATTTGTATGTTTATAATTTGGACTCAACTGAAGGTGGAGATTGTACATTGCTTAAACAACATAG aCTAGACGGTAAACGAGATGAAGTGGATTGTGCTAGTGCGTCTACAGCAGGATCTACAGAACCTCCTTCAGGAACGAATACTGCACGAATAGTACAAAATACAG attAA
- the Ter94 gene encoding transitional endoplasmic reticulum ATPase TER94, whose protein sequence is MGEPKSEDLATAILRKKDKPNRLLVDEAIADDNSVVALSQAKMDELQLFRGDTVLLKGKRRKETVCIVLSDDTCPDEKIRMNRVIRNNLRVRLSDVVSVQACPEVKYGKRIHVLPMDDTVTGLTGNLFEVYLKPYFLEAYRPVHKDDNFIVRGGMRVVEFKVVETDPGPFCIVAPDTIIHCEGDAIKREEEEEALNAVGYDDIGGVRKQLAQIKEMVELPLRHPSLFKVIGVKPPRGILLYGPPGTGKTLIARAVANETGAFFFLINGPEIMSKLAGESESNLRKAFEEAEKNSPAIIFIDELDAIAPKREKTHGEVERRIVSQLLTLMDGMKQSSHVIVMAATNRPNSIDPALRRFGRFDKEIDIGIPDATGRLEILRIHTKNMKLADDVELEEIAAETHGHVGADLASLCSEAALQQIREKMDLIDLEEEHIDAEVLSSLAVTMDNFKYAMTKSSPSALRETIVEVPTVTWDDIGGLQNVKMELQELVQYPVEHPDKFLKFGMQPSRGVLFYGPPGCGKTLLAKAIANECQANFISVKGPELLTMWFGESEANVRDVFDKARAAAPCVLFFDELDSIAKSRGGTLGDAGGAADRVINQILTEMDGMGAKKNVFIIGATNRPDIIDPAILRPGRLDQLIYIPLPDEKSREAIFRANLRKSPVAKDVDLSYIAKVTHGFSGADITEICQRACKLAIRQSIETEIRREKERASNPSASMDMDEDDPVPEITRAHFEEAMRFARRSVSDNDIRKYEMFAQTLQQSRGFGSNFRFPQSGASGTQDTTQGDQTFQDDGDDDLYS, encoded by the exons ATGGGAGAACCAAAAAG TGAAGATTTGGCGACAGCAATTCTTCGAAAGAAGGACAAGCCAAATAGATTATTAGTGGATGAAGCTATTGCAGATGATAATTCTGTAGTAGCTCTTTCTCAAGCAAAAATGGATGAATTGCAACTTTTCCGAGGAGATACAGTATTGTTGAAAGGAAAAAGACGCAAAGAAACTGTGTGCATTGTTCTTTCTGACGATACATGCCCTGATGAAAAAATTCGCATGAACCGtgttataagaaataatttgcgTGTACGTTTAAGTGATGTTGTTTCTGTACAAGCATGTCCAGAAGTTAAATATGGAAAACGCATTCACGTACTACCAATGGATGATACAGTAACTGGTCTTACAGG AAACTTATTtgaagtatatttaaaacCATACTTCTTAGAAGCTTATCGCCCTGTTCATAaagatgataattttattgtacgtGGTGGTATGCGTGTTGTAGAATTTAAAGTAGTAGAAACAGATCCTGGACCATTTTGTATTGTAGCTCCTGATACAATTATTCATTGTGAAGGTGATGCTATTAAGAGGGAG GAGGAAGAAGAGGCTTTAAATGCTGTAGGTTACGATGATATTGGTGGTGTTCGCAAACAATTAGctcaaattaaagaaatggtagaattacctttaaggcATCCATCTTTGTTTAAAGTTATTGGCGTTAAACCACCTCGTGGTATTCTTTTATATGGCCCGCCAGGCACAGGAAAAACCCTTATTGCTCGAGCTGTTGCAAATGAAACGGgagcatttttctttcttatcaaTG GTCCTGAAATTATGAGTAAACTTGCGGGAGAATCAGAAAGCAATTTAAGAAAAGCATTTGAAGAGGCTGAAAAAAATTCACCAGctataattttcattgatgAACTTGATGCCATTGCTCCAAAAAGGGAAAAg ACTCATGGAGAAGTAGAAAGACGTATAGTGTCTCAGTTGTTAACTTTAATGGATGGCATGAAACAAAGTTCCCATGTTATTGTAATGGCTGCTACTAATCGACCTAACAGTATTGATCCTGCATTGCGGCGTTTTGGTCGTTTTGATAAAGAAATTGATATCGGAATACCTGATGCTACTGGTCGtttagaaattttacgaaTTCATACGAAAAACATGAAACTTGCAGATGATGTTGAATTAGAAGAG ATTGCAGCGGAAACACATGGGCATGTAGGAGCTGATTTGGCTTCATTATGCTCTGAGGCAGCATTACAACAAATTCGTGAAAAAATGGATCTCATTGACTTGGAAGAAGAACATATAGATGCTGAAGTTTTATCTTCTCTTGCCGTTACTATGGATAATTTCAAG tATGCTATGACGAAGAGTAGTCCAAGCGCATTGCGAGAAACTATTGTAGAAGTTCCAACTGTGACATGGGATGATATTGGAGGTttacaaaatgttaaaatgGAATTACAGGAATTGGTACAG TATCCAGTTGAACATCCAgataaattcttaaaatttggTATGCAACCATCCAGAGgtgtattattttatggaCCCCCTGGTTGTGGTAAAACATTATTGGCTAAAGCAATAGCTAATGAATGTcaagcaaattttatttctgtaaagGGTCCAGAATTATTAACAATGTGGTTTGGTGAATCTGAGGCGAATGTCAGAGATGTTTTTGATAAA GCAAGAGCCGCAGCTCCTTGTGTATTATTCTTTGATGAACTCGATTCTATCGCCAAATCGCGTGGTGGTACACTGGGGGATGCTGGTGGAGCAGCAGACCGCgtgataaatcaaattttgacAGAAATGGATGGTATGGGtgcaaagaaaaatgtatttatcatAGGAGCTACTAATCGTCCTGATATTATTGATCCCGCTATTCTACGACCTGGCAGATTAGATCAGCTGatttatataccattaccagaTGAAAAATCTCGAGAAGCGATTTTTAGAGCTAACCTTCGAAAATCACCTGTAGCGAAG GATGTAGATTTGAGCTACATAGCTAAAGTAACACATGGTTTTTCGGGTGCTGATATAACAGAAATTTGTCAGCGTGCATGCAAACTTGCTATTAGACAAAGCATTGAAACTGAGAttcgaagagaaaaagaacgtGCTAGTAATCCATCAGCATCTATGGAT aTGGATGAAGATGATCCTGTACCAGAGATAACTAGAGCTCATTTCGAAGAAGCAATGAGATTTGCACGACGTTCTGTATCTGATAacgatattagaaaatatgaaatgtttGCGCAAACGCTTCAACAGTCTCGTGGATTTGGAAGTAATTTTag ATTTCCGCAAAGCGGAGCAAGCGGTACTCAAGATACAACACAGGGTGATCAAACCTTCCAAGATGATGGAGATGATGATCTTTACAGCTAA
- the LOC139996314 gene encoding leptin receptor overlapping transcript-like 1 has protein sequence MTFVILGCALPAYKVWWPLFVILFYILAPIPTIIARRYTNDFDNNPNPCLEFAIFITTGFVVSSFALPIVLARSPVNDPVIQWGACYLTLSGNIIMYLTLVGLFATFDQDGVGYNTC, from the exons ATGACATTTGTTATACTAGGTTGTGCTTTACCTGCATATAA AGTATGGTGGCCACTTTTTGTcatactattttatatattagcACCAATTCCAACTATAATTGCACGTCGTTATACAAATGATTTTGACAATAATCCTAATCCATGTTTGGAGTTTGCAATATTCATTACTACAGGTTTTGTTGTATCATCATTTGCCCTTCCTATTGTCTTAGCTCGGTCTCCAGTCAATGATCCAGTG ATACAATGGGGCGCTTGTTATTTGACTTTATCaggtaatattattatgtatctAACTCTAGTCGGACTTTTTGCAACCTTTGATCAGGATGGGGTTGGATATAACACTTGTTGA